From the Leptospira licerasiae serovar Varillal str. VAR 010 genome, one window contains:
- a CDS encoding OmpA family protein, translated as MTKKQNYYVTIKGKKYDRGLIELAEKATSGKKDGRISIADAKKLLNAVKDNNTYTDIEKKTMEYVRENFQFTAKADEWFRTEIRKWAAEKSSHTHTKSSLQEEYTSHDEAISLMSSQHSDAPYRGYIPTPSAGQAKKQNSIPVLVLSLIILGGFGIGIYYAFRNSGKKSVAHAEEIKETKPEQVEEKKASSSSGNGGIFGFFSQKHELANFSGKDGELASKIQSSPILFDKNDIKVPKSQRRILDSLTFLLKKHSEAKAVLIGHASSEGTEEVNLKVSQLRAEMVRDYLLGNGLETSRFILEAKGSQVVSSSEGKGQNQEKNRRVDIQIVK; from the coding sequence ATGACTAAGAAGCAGAATTATTACGTCACTATAAAAGGCAAAAAATATGATCGCGGCCTAATTGAGTTAGCGGAGAAAGCTACCTCCGGTAAAAAAGACGGCCGCATTTCAATCGCGGATGCAAAGAAACTTCTAAACGCCGTGAAGGATAATAATACCTATACCGACATCGAAAAGAAAACGATGGAATATGTCCGTGAAAATTTTCAATTTACAGCAAAAGCAGACGAATGGTTCCGCACTGAAATCCGCAAATGGGCCGCTGAAAAATCTTCTCATACTCACACTAAATCTTCCCTACAAGAGGAATATACTTCTCACGATGAAGCAATCAGCCTTATGAGTTCGCAACACTCAGATGCACCTTATAGAGGATACATCCCGACTCCTTCTGCTGGACAGGCGAAAAAGCAGAATAGCATTCCTGTCCTGGTCCTTTCTCTCATTATTCTCGGAGGTTTCGGAATAGGGATCTATTATGCGTTCCGGAACAGTGGGAAGAAGTCCGTTGCCCATGCGGAAGAGATTAAAGAAACCAAACCTGAGCAAGTTGAGGAGAAGAAAGCTTCTTCCTCTTCTGGGAATGGGGGTATTTTCGGTTTCTTCTCTCAGAAACATGAACTTGCGAATTTTTCCGGGAAAGATGGTGAGCTTGCGTCTAAGATCCAATCTTCTCCAATCCTTTTCGACAAGAATGATATAAAAGTTCCTAAGTCTCAAAGAAGGATACTGGATTCTCTTACGTTTCTTCTCAAAAAACATTCGGAAGCTAAAGCAGTTTTGATTGGCCACGCTTCTTCCGAAGGAACCGAAGAAGTGAATCTCAAAGTTTCCCAACTCAGGGCCGAGATGGTTAGGGATTATTTATTGGGGAATGGTCTGGAAACTTCTCGTTTTATTTTAGAAGCGAAGGGCTCTCAAGTAGTTTCTTCCTCAGAGGGGAAGGGACAAAATCAGGAAAAGAATAGGCGAGTTGATATCCAAATCGTCAAGTGA